One Mycolicibacterium parafortuitum DNA segment encodes these proteins:
- a CDS encoding GAF and ANTAR domain-containing protein yields the protein MEDRPRGAPPDPRRQTLFERTQLNDLVVQINELQRRADVNPEDALLDIIENGVASVPGARYAGVTLIDKHAVVTTAAATHEHVRLLDRIQAETREGPCLASAWSHHTLRIDDLSAERRWPRYCRSAVERTPVRSVLSIRLYHDGPSLAALTFYSDEVEVFDDDSVELALIFAAHTAAALTLTQREDQFRSALASRDVIGQAKGMLMERFGIDAHAAFELLRRISQEKNVKLVDIAENLVASHRTAD from the coding sequence ATCGAAGACAGGCCCCGAGGCGCCCCGCCGGACCCCCGGCGGCAGACCTTGTTCGAGCGCACACAGCTCAACGACCTCGTGGTGCAGATCAACGAACTCCAGCGTCGCGCCGACGTGAACCCCGAGGACGCTCTGCTCGACATCATCGAAAACGGGGTCGCGTCGGTGCCGGGTGCCCGCTATGCCGGCGTCACGCTGATCGACAAGCACGCCGTGGTGACGACCGCGGCGGCGACCCACGAACACGTCCGACTGCTGGACCGGATCCAGGCCGAGACCCGCGAGGGGCCGTGTCTGGCGAGCGCGTGGTCCCACCACACCCTCCGCATCGACGATCTGTCCGCAGAGCGGCGGTGGCCGCGGTACTGCCGGTCCGCCGTCGAGCGCACGCCGGTGCGGTCGGTGCTGTCGATCCGGCTCTATCACGACGGTCCCAGCCTCGCCGCGCTGACCTTCTACTCAGACGAGGTCGAGGTGTTCGACGACGACTCGGTGGAACTGGCGCTGATCTTCGCAGCCCACACCGCCGCCGCGCTGACGCTGACCCAGCGCGAGGACCAGTTCCGCAGCGCCCTGGCCAGTCGCGACGTCATCGGCCAGGCCAAAGGGATGCTCATGGAGCGCTTCGGTATCGACGCCCATGCCGCGTTCGAACTGTTGCGCCGGATCTCCCAGGAGAAGAACGTGAAGCTGGTCGATATCGCCGAGAACCTGGTCGCCT